Proteins encoded in a region of the Quercus lobata isolate SW786 chromosome 8, ValleyOak3.0 Primary Assembly, whole genome shotgun sequence genome:
- the LOC115954568 gene encoding heavy metal-associated isoprenylated plant protein 47-like, with protein sequence MKQKIIIRVQMTCEKCRIKAMKIASNTNGVISVAVEGSDKDHLVVIGQDVDSANLTGSLRKKLSYGAAILSVEEVKEKEKPAEEKEKPKEDKKPNNPEEHALVFHQYPPVPMFCEVVYDPDPSFCSIM encoded by the exons ATGAAG caaaaaattattatccGGGTGCAAATGACCTGTGAAAAATGCAGAATCAAGGCCATGAAGATTGCTAGCAACACTAATG GTGTGATCTCAGTAGCAGTAGAAGGGTCTGATAAAGATCATTTGGTGGTGATTGGCCAAGATGTGGACTCCGCTAATTTGACCGGCTCGTTGAGGAAGAAGCTTTCCTATGGTGCCGCCATTTTGAGCGTTGAAGAAgtgaaggagaaagaaaagccggcggaagagaaagaaaagccAAAGGAGGATAAGAAACCAAATAATCCTGAAGAACATGCGCTAGTGTTCCATCAATATCCACCAGTTCCCATGTTCTGTGAAGTAGTCTACGATCCTGATCCAAGTTTCTGCTCCATCATGTGA